The nucleotide sequence ATTAATGGACTAATGGAAAAGGAGTAATACAATGCAAAATTTTAAAAATATTAGTATGTTATTGGTTTCCATATTTATATGTTCAATTCCGGGTGTCTCTTTTAGCGAAGGCCTCTATTCGCTCAGCTCTAGCGTTGGTACTTCCATATCTGATGATGATCAGTCGCGTTTAGTTCGCCTCAAAGAAGAGGCAACGACGAGGGTTGACGAACTCAGTAAAATTGTATTCCGGAATCTTCGAGTAAATATTCCGGTAGGTTCGACTAGCCAACTTATTACAGATAGTGAAGTACAAAAAGACACCCGTGTTGAGCTTTGGAATGGCGGTGTTTTAGTCGCAGTGGGTTGTTGGGATGAAGAAACCAAAACGTGTTATCCAGGGCCCTGCAAATAGTGCTATGGCATGTTTACTTTCTCGTTTGCGTTCGGGATTTTTCTCGAACGCATTTTTTTAAAACACACTAGATATTTGTGATAGTTGCATTGCATAAAACTTATGGGAATATTAAGGAGAAAAACATGAAACTCGTTAACAAACATGGACTATATGGCGCTGCTTTAATCAGTGTGATATGTTTCATGCCTATACAAGCAAATTCTGCAACGGTTAATCCGGCAGTAGATTCTAAATTGCCTTCTAAATTGGAAATAATCGAATTAGCAAGTGATCGGGGTATTTCACAAAGTGAGGCATTAACTCGTTTAAATTGGCAAAGTGAGCTAACGACACTGAACGACTGGTATAGTAAGGAGCTGGGCGCGGATTACGCTGGTGTTTGGGTAGATACTAGTGATGGAGACAGAATAAAAATAGGGGTTGTTAATCGTGGCGATGCGCTACGAAAAGCAAGTAGTAGCGCGGATAAGCAAAAATTCCCAGATTCGTTTGATATGGTACCAGTACGATTTTCTATACAAGAATTAAAGGAAGCGAACGACTGGATTTCTAACGAAATAGTAGGATTTGGGAAGGATGTCGCATTGAGTGTTGGTCTAAGAACGGACACTAATACAGTAGAGCTTACTTTACCGAGTCATCGACAAATGAGTGAACCGGAAAACGAGTTGGTAGAACGAGCGAAGGCGCTGTTGGGAGATAAATTGAGCATAAGCTATTTTGGCGGAGTACCAGAAACCGTAGGCTGTTTTTATCCCTATTGCGACCCCTCTTTACGAGGAGGAAATAAAATTAGAACGGACAGCGGTAAAGGTTGT is from Gammaproteobacteria bacterium and encodes:
- a CDS encoding S1 family peptidase; this translates as MKLVNKHGLYGAALISVICFMPIQANSATVNPAVDSKLPSKLEIIELASDRGISQSEALTRLNWQSELTTLNDWYSKELGADYAGVWVDTSDGDRIKIGVVNRGDALRKASSSADKQKFPDSFDMVPVRFSIQELKEANDWISNEIVGFGKDVALSVGLRTDTNTVELTLPSHRQMSEPENELVERAKALLGDKLSISYFGGVPETVGCFYPYCDPSLRGGNKIRTDSGKGCTNAFVARSKVDNKLYQFTAGHCVVNTTESWYTKFSDLSKHYIGPRHNYIFGPEGDMAILRINNVPGWNPENWVHVTAGPDTTVNEEYEINSEGSSFIGMRICTTGAVYGNSNCGEVTKLGVTVNYVTEGVIVKNLGQANYCAVKGDSGGPLYASHTAYGLISGGILGVSPCVSFYQGILGAESKMNVNVLH